In [Mycobacterium] stephanolepidis, the genomic window CCGCCGGCCTTCTCGATGATCTGTTGTGGCGCGGCGTTCTTGCCCGAGGTGAATGGCTCTGCCTCGCCGCTGTCATACAGAAAGACGCGTGCGGGTGGCCGGCCGTGCGGAACACGGGACTGTACGTCGTCGATGTTCTTGCGGTAGTTGGTGATCAGCGATGCGGCGCGGTCCTGTACCCCGAAGATGACCCCCAGATTGGTCAGGTCCTCATAGAGGGCATCGAGGGGAGGCTTGATACCGCGCCGCACGGTTCCGGGCTGGCGGCATGCCTCGGTCAACTGATAGGGCACCGACCCGATGGAACGCACCCAATCGGGGGTGAGGCCGGAGGTTTCGTTGAATCCGTAGCTCCACCCGGCGAACACGAGGTCGGGGCGGGCGGCTTGCACGGCTTCACGGGTGAATCCTTGGCCCAGATTTGTGGTGGATTCGAACTGTGCCTTCCATGGCGAGCTTTCGACGTCTCGATCCTGTCCGGCGTCGATGAAGTAGCCGGCCATCCGGTCCTGCAGGCCGAGCGCGAACAGGAGTTCGGTAACCCCGGTGTCATTGCTGACGGCTCGGGTGACTGGCACCGAAACGTCCAGTGGTGCACCGCAGTTCTCGACGGCCACCCGCGCCGTTCCGGGGCTTTGTGCCTCGATGGTCGCGCAGCTTGCCGACAGTAACGACATCGCGACCGCCAAACCGGTGAGTGCCTTCATTCCTTATCCTGCCTCTCTGGCTGAGCATCGAAGATGATCTGTGGGACGCCGCTTCGTGGATGGGCGATGACGTGGCAACCGATGCCGAACCAGCGGCCGATGGACTCGGTGGTGATCACCTCGTCGGGTGATCCCGACAGCACCACGTGTCCCTTGGCCATGATGTGGATCGTGTCGCAGTACTGTGCCGCGAGATTGAGATCGTGTAGTGCGGCGATGACGGTAATACCCAGTGTCCGAGCCGAACTGAGTATCGAGTATTGATGGCGCACATCCAGATGATTCGTCGGCTCGTCTAGCACCAGGACGCGCGGCTGTTGTGCGAGAGCACGGGCTATGAGAACTCGCTGACGTTCGCCACCCGAGAGGGAACTGAACTTGCGGTGGGCGAGGGCCGTCACGTCCGCCGTCTCGGTGGCCTCCGCGCAGATGCGGCGGTCCAGTTCGGAGGTGCCGCGCAGGGACGTGCCGTGCGGTAGCCGGCCGGTGGCGATGACTTCGGCGGACGTGAAATCAAAGTCCAAGGACATGTCCTGGGTGAGTGCCGCCACCTGACGAGCGTTCTCCCGCATGCTGATTGCCCGCACCGACACGCCACTGACCGTGACGTCACCGGTGGCCGGGGCAAGGGCGCGATAGAGGCAGCGCAGGGTCGTCGACTTACCACTGCCGTTGGGGCCGACGATGCCGACAAATCCACCGGCCCCGATCTCGAGGTCGATGTCGGAAACGATCC contains:
- a CDS encoding ABC transporter substrate-binding protein; the protein is MKALTGLAVAMSLLSASCATIEAQSPGTARVAVENCGAPLDVSVPVTRAVSNDTGVTELLFALGLQDRMAGYFIDAGQDRDVESSPWKAQFESTTNLGQGFTREAVQAARPDLVFAGWSYGFNETSGLTPDWVRSIGSVPYQLTEACRQPGTVRRGIKPPLDALYEDLTNLGVIFGVQDRAASLITNYRKNIDDVQSRVPHGRPPARVFLYDSGEAEPFTSGKNAAPQQIIEKAGGRNVFADLNDSWTTSAWETAAQRDPQVIIICDYGVGPNNTANAKINLLKTQPLMKHTQAVRDGNFLVLPYAALVEGPRNPDAIVTLANYLRDKGF
- a CDS encoding ABC transporter ATP-binding protein; the encoded protein is MDVTYRNVSVDIGGTRIVSDIDLEIGAGGFVGIVGPNGSGKSTTLRCLYRALAPATGDVTVSGVSVRAISMRENARQVAALTQDMSLDFDFTSAEVIATGRLPHGTSLRGTSELDRRICAEATETADVTALAHRKFSSLSGGERQRVLIARALAQQPRVLVLDEPTNHLDVRHQYSILSSARTLGITVIAALHDLNLAAQYCDTIHIMAKGHVVLSGSPDEVITTESIGRWFGIGCHVIAHPRSGVPQIIFDAQPERQDKE